In a single window of the Desulfovibrio psychrotolerans genome:
- a CDS encoding FliI/YscN family ATPase: protein MIDPRGALDMLQNLNTAQAYGKVNKVVGLVAEGCGIKAPLGSVCQILPGGEAAAVPAEVVGFRDGNLLFMPYGDLRGISPGALIRNSSLPPVFPVGDDLLGKAFDAFGAEMKAGESHPLLTGGYNPLYAEPPNPLLRPRIDEPLDVGIRSINSLLTLGKGQRVGIMAGSGVGKSTLMGMMARYTKADVNVIALVGERGREVVEFMEKDLGPEGMARSVLVIATSDQSPLVRMRAAYAATAVAEFFRDQGKDVLLMMDSVTRFAMAAREIGLAVGEPPTTKGYTPSVFAQLPKLLERAGRNEHGTITGIYTVLVDGDDFNEPIADAVRSILDGHIVLTRDLADQGHYPSIDVLKSVSRLRADICPQEIVTAGRVITRHLATFQRVEDMINIGAYAQGSNPDIDRAITMVPRINHFLQQNVSEPCPLEQSFAEMQQLTEA, encoded by the coding sequence ATGATAGACCCCCGTGGCGCGCTGGACATGCTGCAAAACCTGAACACGGCGCAGGCCTACGGCAAAGTGAACAAGGTGGTGGGGCTGGTGGCGGAAGGCTGCGGGATAAAGGCACCTCTGGGGTCCGTGTGCCAAATTCTTCCCGGCGGCGAGGCCGCTGCCGTACCGGCCGAAGTGGTAGGCTTTCGTGATGGCAACCTGCTGTTCATGCCATACGGCGACCTGCGCGGCATAAGCCCCGGCGCGCTCATCCGCAACTCCAGTCTGCCCCCGGTATTTCCCGTGGGTGACGACCTGCTCGGCAAGGCCTTCGATGCCTTCGGCGCAGAGATGAAGGCGGGAGAAAGCCACCCCCTGCTCACAGGCGGCTACAACCCTCTGTATGCCGAACCACCCAACCCCCTGCTCCGCCCCCGCATTGATGAACCGCTGGACGTGGGCATACGCTCCATAAACAGCCTGCTCACGCTGGGCAAAGGCCAGCGCGTGGGCATTATGGCAGGTTCGGGCGTGGGCAAGTCCACACTCATGGGCATGATGGCGCGCTACACCAAGGCAGATGTAAACGTCATCGCCCTTGTGGGTGAACGCGGGCGCGAGGTGGTGGAATTCATGGAAAAGGACCTTGGCCCGGAGGGTATGGCCCGTTCCGTGCTTGTCATCGCCACGTCCGACCAGTCGCCCCTTGTGCGCATGCGCGCCGCCTATGCCGCCACCGCCGTGGCGGAATTCTTCCGCGATCAGGGCAAAGACGTCCTGCTCATGATGGACTCCGTCACGCGCTTTGCCATGGCGGCCCGCGAAATAGGCCTTGCCGTGGGCGAACCACCCACCACAAAGGGCTACACGCCGTCTGTGTTTGCCCAACTGCCCAAACTGCTGGAACGCGCCGGACGCAACGAGCACGGCACCATCACCGGCATTTACACCGTGCTGGTAGACGGCGACGACTTCAACGAACCCATCGCCGACGCCGTGCGGTCCATTCTGGACGGCCACATCGTCCTCACCCGCGACCTTGCGGATCAGGGGCACTACCCGTCCATAGACGTGCTCAAGTCCGTCTCACGCCTGCGCGCAGACATCTGCCCGCAGGAGATCGTCACCGCCGGACGCGTGATTACCCGGCACCTTGCCACCTTCCAGCGCGTGGAAGACATGATCAATATCGGCGCCTACGCCCAAGGCTCCAACCCGGACATAGACCGCGCCATCACCATGGTCCCCCGCATCAACCACTTCCTGCAACAAAACGTCTCCGAACCCTGCCCCCTTGAGCAGAGCTTCGCGGAAATGCAGCAACTGACGGAAGCGTAG
- a CDS encoding SagB/ThcOx family dehydrogenase, whose amino-acid sequence MRFPEPMMEGPLSVETALANRRSVREYADEPLTPDSLGQLLWAVYGVSEEGPWNRRTVPSHAALYSMDVYVVAGSVEGLEPGVYRYDALSHSLEEVQEGDLRAEVAEVCLEQDWMEAAPVILVLAASFERIQQKFGERGVAYAFFEAGHMSQSCYLQAESLGLGTTCVGGFREEELIDLLDLPPDHHPMLVMPVGWKV is encoded by the coding sequence ATGCGATTTCCCGAACCGATGATGGAAGGCCCGCTTTCTGTGGAGACAGCTCTTGCCAACCGCCGTTCCGTGCGGGAATACGCGGATGAACCGCTGACTCCGGATTCGCTGGGGCAACTGCTCTGGGCCGTGTACGGGGTGAGCGAGGAAGGCCCGTGGAACCGCCGCACCGTGCCTTCGCACGCCGCGCTTTATTCAATGGATGTGTATGTGGTGGCGGGCAGCGTGGAAGGGCTGGAGCCGGGCGTGTACCGGTATGACGCGCTCAGCCATTCGCTGGAAGAGGTGCAGGAGGGTGACCTGCGTGCCGAAGTGGCGGAAGTGTGCCTTGAGCAGGACTGGATGGAAGCCGCACCCGTGATACTGGTGCTTGCGGCGTCGTTTGAGCGCATTCAGCAGAAGTTCGGGGAGCGCGGCGTGGCCTATGCGTTTTTTGAGGCGGGGCACATGTCGCAGAGCTGCTACCTGCAGGCCGAATCGCTTGGGCTGGGCACCACCTGCGTGGGCGGGTTCCGCGAAGAGGAGCTTATAGACCTGCTCGACCTACCCCCGGACCATCACCCCATGCTGGTCATGCCCGTGGGGTGGAAGGTGTAG
- a CDS encoding Lrp/AsnC family transcriptional regulator, translating into MKQAIQIDEKNRRILTILQENARVSNAEIARQLGMTTSAVFERIRKMEERGIIRGYSVQVEPAALGLPLSAFVSVKINPHRLAPEVGRAIAEIEGVEEAYHLTGEECFLARIRCSDTDSLERILMQINDIEPVYATRTVIILRSAKEISGALLSSVVGGLGAGEGA; encoded by the coding sequence ATGAAGCAGGCAATTCAGATTGACGAGAAAAACAGGCGGATTCTGACAATTCTTCAGGAGAACGCCCGTGTTTCCAACGCCGAGATTGCGCGGCAGCTGGGCATGACCACCTCTGCCGTGTTTGAGCGCATCCGCAAGATGGAAGAGCGCGGGATCATTCGCGGGTATTCCGTACAGGTGGAGCCCGCCGCATTGGGGCTGCCCCTTTCTGCCTTTGTGAGCGTGAAGATCAATCCGCACCGTCTTGCGCCGGAAGTGGGCAGGGCCATAGCGGAGATAGAAGGGGTGGAAGAGGCCTACCACCTGACCGGAGAGGAATGCTTTCTGGCCCGCATCCGGTGCAGCGACACGGATTCGCTGGAACGTATTCTCATGCAGATAAACGACATAGAGCCGGTGTATGCCACGCGGACAGTGATTATTCTGCGCAGTGCCAAGGAAATTTCCGGCGCGCTGCTCTCTTCCGTGGTGGGCGGGCTGGGAGCCGGCGAGGGCGCGTAG
- a CDS encoding site-2 protease family protein, giving the protein MFDLDIALSIRKISIALIPMLAGIVFHEAAHGWVAYRHGDPTAKQLGRLTLNPVPHIDPMGTMVFILTALTSPFVIGWAKPVPVNPRYFRNPRQGMMWVSAAGPATNFLLAIAFAVGYKLAAGSAAIPGMPVSGVQEFLIAMCRAGVWINLTLCWFNLMPVPPLDGSKIAAGFMPPRMVYSYLSVERYGLIIVMILLATGLLGKVVWPLVDGSVGLISVLIGL; this is encoded by the coding sequence ATGTTTGACCTCGATATAGCACTCAGTATACGCAAAATTTCCATCGCCCTCATCCCCATGCTGGCAGGCATCGTGTTTCACGAGGCCGCTCATGGCTGGGTGGCCTACCGGCACGGCGATCCCACCGCCAAGCAGCTCGGCAGGCTTACGCTCAATCCCGTGCCGCACATAGACCCCATGGGCACAATGGTGTTCATCCTCACGGCCCTCACCAGCCCCTTCGTCATCGGCTGGGCCAAGCCCGTGCCTGTTAATCCGCGCTATTTCCGCAATCCCCGGCAGGGCATGATGTGGGTTTCCGCCGCAGGTCCGGCCACAAACTTCCTGCTCGCCATCGCCTTTGCCGTGGGCTACAAGCTCGCAGCAGGCAGTGCCGCCATTCCGGGCATGCCTGTCAGCGGCGTGCAGGAATTTCTTATTGCCATGTGCAGGGCAGGCGTCTGGATTAACCTCACCCTGTGCTGGTTCAACCTCATGCCCGTGCCCCCGCTGGACGGCAGCAAAATAGCCGCCGGGTTCATGCCTCCGCGCATGGTCTATTCCTATCTCAGCGTGGAACGCTACGGCCTGATCATTGTCATGATTCTTCTGGCGACGGGACTGCTGGGCAAGGTGGTCTGGCCCCTTGTAGACGGCTCCGTCGGCCTTATTTCCGTACTCATCGGCTTATAG
- the trpS gene encoding tryptophan--tRNA ligase, producing MTRQRTVSGMRPTGPLHLGHYFGVIRNWVDMQKEMDCFFFVADWHALTSDFADPARIKEFVPELVKDWVASGLNPEECVIFQQSLVKEHAELNLLFGMITPLGWLERCPTYKEQREQITNKDLGNYGFLGYPVLMATDILMYRPQWVPVGQDQLPHVEMTREIARRFNYLYGTEFFPEPQARLTPEAKLPGLDGRKMSKSYNNSIYLRETMEEITPKVRGMLTDQNRLRKTDPGDPKVCNLFPYHVLMTDEATQAEICSGCTTATLGCVDCKKILLASLERFLAPIQERRRALEEKPQLVRDIIMHGTDRARAQAQETMEGVRRHFHFDF from the coding sequence ATGACCCGACAGCGCACTGTATCCGGCATGCGGCCCACCGGCCCGCTGCATCTTGGCCACTATTTCGGCGTAATAAGAAACTGGGTGGACATGCAGAAGGAGATGGACTGCTTCTTCTTCGTGGCAGACTGGCACGCCCTTACCAGCGACTTTGCAGACCCCGCCCGCATCAAGGAATTCGTCCCCGAACTGGTCAAAGACTGGGTGGCCTCCGGCCTGAATCCTGAAGAGTGCGTCATCTTCCAGCAGTCGCTGGTCAAGGAACACGCGGAACTGAACCTCCTGTTCGGCATGATCACCCCGCTGGGCTGGCTGGAACGCTGCCCCACCTACAAGGAACAGCGCGAGCAGATCACCAACAAGGATCTCGGCAACTACGGGTTCCTCGGCTACCCCGTGCTCATGGCCACAGACATTCTCATGTACCGCCCCCAGTGGGTTCCGGTGGGTCAGGACCAGCTGCCCCATGTTGAGATGACGCGCGAAATCGCCCGCCGCTTCAACTACCTGTACGGCACCGAATTCTTCCCCGAACCGCAGGCCCGCCTTACCCCGGAAGCCAAGCTCCCCGGTCTGGACGGCCGCAAGATGTCCAAGAGCTACAACAACTCCATCTACCTGCGCGAAACCATGGAGGAAATTACTCCCAAGGTCCGCGGCATGCTCACAGACCAGAACCGCCTGCGCAAGACCGACCCCGGCGACCCCAAGGTCTGCAACCTGTTCCCCTACCACGTGCTCATGACCGACGAAGCCACGCAGGCAGAAATCTGCAGCGGCTGCACCACCGCCACCCTCGGCTGCGTGGACTGTAAAAAAATCCTGCTTGCCTCGCTGGAACGTTTCCTCGCCCCCATTCAGGAGCGCCGCAGGGCGCTTGAAGAAAAGCCCCAGCTGGTGCGCGATATCATCATGCACGGCACAGACAGGGCACGGGCACAGGCACAGGAAACCATGGAAGGCGTGCGCAGGCACTTCCATTTCGACTTCTAA
- a CDS encoding YkgJ family cysteine cluster protein, giving the protein MNDPAHNDHAAPDAEATQAFLDSLPEIKPGQSFRFACHPKVACFNACCHDLNMPLAPYDVLRLRQELGIDSEEFIGVYTTVGQYPSGYPVLHLKMSPSPDRACFFLSPAGCTVYPGRSAACRTYPLGRATREDDAGNPLEQYFLVQEPHCLGFSEPAEWTTETWLRDQELTEYNRLNDRYMHLMALQQRTGRVLAQKHATLCTLSLYQLDRFEGFIRSMGLLDRLDLTEERKARILEDETARLEFGFDWLELVLYGGNGTLTVKA; this is encoded by the coding sequence ATGAACGACCCCGCACATAACGACCACGCCGCCCCCGATGCCGAAGCAACACAGGCGTTTCTGGACAGCCTGCCGGAAATCAAACCCGGCCAGTCCTTCCGCTTCGCCTGCCACCCCAAGGTGGCCTGTTTCAATGCCTGCTGCCACGACCTGAACATGCCCCTCGCCCCCTATGACGTGCTGCGCCTGCGGCAGGAACTGGGCATAGACAGCGAAGAATTCATCGGCGTGTACACCACGGTGGGCCAATACCCCTCGGGCTACCCGGTGCTCCACCTCAAAATGAGCCCCTCGCCGGACCGCGCCTGCTTCTTCCTTTCCCCTGCGGGCTGCACGGTCTATCCGGGCCGTTCCGCTGCATGCCGCACCTACCCGCTGGGCCGCGCCACCCGCGAAGATGATGCCGGAAACCCGCTTGAGCAGTATTTCCTTGTGCAGGAACCCCACTGTCTCGGTTTCTCCGAGCCTGCGGAATGGACCACGGAAACATGGCTCAGGGATCAGGAACTCACGGAATACAACCGGCTCAACGACCGCTACATGCACCTCATGGCACTGCAGCAACGCACAGGCCGTGTCCTTGCGCAAAAGCACGCCACCCTGTGCACGCTCTCCCTGTACCAGCTGGACCGCTTTGAAGGATTCATCCGCAGCATGGGTCTGCTGGACCGGCTGGACCTGACGGAAGAACGCAAGGCACGGATTCTGGAAGATGAGACCGCCCGGCTGGAATTCGGATTCGACTGGCTGGAACTGGTTCTCTACGGCGGCAACGGCACGCTGACCGTCAAGGCGTAG
- a CDS encoding adenylyltransferase/cytidyltransferase family protein has product MPPVPDHPAVFSAARRDALLAALAPHRGRRIVFTNGCYDIVHPGHADLLARARALGDLLVLGLNSDASVRSLGKGTDRPVNPFPVRAYVLAHLAAVDFVAEFEEPTPYELIRAVRPQILVKGGDWSVDRIVGRDLVEADGGTVVSLPLLPGFSTTALLERIRATR; this is encoded by the coding sequence ATGCCGCCCGTGCCCGACCATCCCGCCGTATTCAGCGCCGCACGGCGCGATGCCCTGCTTGCGGCCCTTGCCCCGCACAGGGGCAGACGCATCGTCTTCACCAACGGCTGCTACGATATCGTGCACCCCGGCCACGCGGACCTGCTTGCCCGCGCCCGCGCCCTTGGCGACCTGCTGGTGCTCGGGCTGAACAGCGATGCCTCCGTCCGCAGCCTCGGCAAGGGCACAGACCGACCCGTAAACCCCTTTCCTGTGCGTGCCTACGTGCTGGCGCACCTTGCCGCCGTCGATTTCGTGGCGGAATTCGAAGAACCCACCCCCTACGAACTTATCCGCGCCGTGCGCCCGCAAATACTTGTCAAAGGCGGCGACTGGTCCGTGGACCGTATCGTGGGCCGCGACCTTGTAGAGGCAGACGGCGGCACCGTGGTCAGCCTGCCCCTGCTTCCCGGCTTTTCCACCACCGCCCTGCTGGAACGCATCCGCGCCACGCGCTGA
- a CDS encoding M23 family metallopeptidase: MLFSKYHIVMFRENQGQCKKFFLRGWLGVILLGMVCVFAAGNVVFWHYYTSYQKLKRDYSVAEKTLEEQNNQILSMANKLKGVQSDLQRVQQFNSKLRVMINLEQDQGDATSSMGGSRPKDFSESYLPIHRQELLARKMHSFLNQLNTEVRMEEVQQQELMQQFRENRELLASTPSIWPSEGFVSSPFGMRRSPFTGRREFHKGIDITNRKGTPIYAPAKGTVSFSGVDGGYGNCVVISHGDGISTRYAHMQRFVVKEGQSVTRGELIGYIGNSGRSTGPHLHYEVRLNGVCVNPMRYILN; encoded by the coding sequence ATGCTGTTCAGCAAGTACCACATTGTCATGTTTAGGGAAAATCAGGGCCAGTGCAAGAAGTTTTTTCTGCGCGGCTGGCTGGGGGTTATCCTGCTTGGCATGGTATGCGTCTTTGCCGCCGGTAACGTTGTTTTTTGGCATTATTATACCAGTTATCAGAAGCTTAAGCGTGACTACAGCGTAGCAGAAAAGACGCTGGAAGAGCAGAATAACCAGATCCTGAGCATGGCGAACAAGCTGAAGGGCGTGCAGAGCGATCTGCAGCGCGTACAGCAGTTCAACTCCAAGCTGCGTGTTATGATCAACCTTGAGCAGGATCAGGGTGACGCCACCTCTTCCATGGGTGGTTCCCGCCCCAAAGATTTTTCCGAAAGCTATCTCCCCATACACCGTCAGGAACTGCTGGCGCGCAAGATGCACAGCTTTCTCAACCAGCTGAACACCGAAGTGCGCATGGAAGAGGTGCAGCAGCAGGAACTGATGCAGCAGTTCCGCGAAAACCGCGAACTGCTTGCCTCCACCCCGTCCATATGGCCCTCCGAAGGGTTTGTTTCCTCGCCGTTCGGCATGCGCCGCTCCCCCTTTACGGGCAGGCGTGAATTCCACAAGGGTATAGACATTACCAACCGCAAGGGCACGCCCATCTACGCGCCCGCCAAGGGCACTGTATCGTTCAGCGGCGTGGACGGCGGCTATGGCAACTGCGTGGTTATCAGCCACGGCGACGGCATATCCACCCGCTATGCCCATATGCAGCGGTTTGTGGTCAAAGAGGGGCAGAGCGTGACCCGCGGTGAGCTTATAGGCTACATCGGCAATTCCGGTCGTTCCACCGGGCCGCATCTGCATTACGAAGTGCGTCTGAACGGGGTGTGCGTGAACCCCATGCGCTACATCCTGAACTAA
- a CDS encoding tRNA lysidine(34) synthetase, translating into MAREKLSYAQKHCVSSAGKLMQTTGMLHPGARVGIAMSGGMDSWVLMQTLLHRRRIIPFSFEMMALHLNPGFEPESHAPLIPWLQERGIAYHVEVTDHGPRGHSPENRNNSPCFFCAMLRRTRLFELCRDYNLTHLAFGHNTDDLVGTFFMNLYEGGSVRGMSMKESFFGGRLMVIRPLMLVEKSIIAKCVRQWELPLWSNPCPSASDSRRKEVMDDFWALAARNKGLRQNVFNALTRWQLDLTRGGKAK; encoded by the coding sequence ATGGCACGCGAAAAGCTCAGTTACGCCCAGAAACACTGCGTGAGCAGCGCAGGAAAACTTATGCAGACCACCGGAATGCTCCATCCGGGGGCGCGGGTGGGGATTGCCATGTCCGGCGGCATGGACAGCTGGGTGCTCATGCAGACCCTGCTGCACAGGCGCAGGATTATCCCGTTCAGTTTTGAAATGATGGCACTGCACCTGAACCCGGGGTTTGAACCCGAAAGCCACGCCCCGCTCATTCCGTGGCTGCAGGAGCGGGGTATTGCCTATCATGTGGAGGTCACCGACCACGGACCGCGCGGGCATTCGCCGGAAAACAGGAACAACTCCCCGTGTTTTTTTTGTGCCATGCTGCGGCGGACCCGGCTGTTTGAGCTGTGCCGGGACTACAACCTGACGCATCTTGCCTTTGGGCATAACACGGATGACCTTGTGGGCACCTTTTTTATGAATCTGTACGAGGGCGGCAGTGTGCGCGGCATGTCCATGAAGGAATCGTTCTTCGGCGGCAGGCTGATGGTCATACGCCCGCTCATGCTGGTGGAGAAATCGATCATTGCCAAGTGTGTGCGCCAGTGGGAATTGCCGCTGTGGAGCAACCCGTGCCCTTCTGCCTCCGATTCGCGCCGCAAGGAGGTCATGGACGACTTCTGGGCACTAGCCGCACGTAACAAGGGGCTGCGCCAGAATGTTTTTAACGCCCTGACGCGCTGGCAGCTGGACTTGACACGGGGTGGCAAAGCGAAGTAA
- a CDS encoding DUF4340 domain-containing protein: protein MKRHIIAFLVLFVLASAAGLGLHIWTQRGMILLGDPSWPGLRLASLSRIDVKSAAGTYIFAPEKGVWYVRAADGRPILADAAKMQTLLDTIARRPPLDHVSRYTRREKSQYGLDNDDTSITLLGNEIWGIVLGADGPRPGTVYARSSLQGDQVHLLDASYRELIVRPVEYYYDLRLVGADSPDAVTRVSAEGPGTGVWDVVRGKNEGFSFAAPEKHRPHAVAQPKLEMYLHTLVNARGRALADNATETPPHPQLRLSVWTRRSDTPETVDIFHDGNGGKTFIARLSRQNAPVLIDGELAQKLAVTAYSLRARPVLGADPGQADEQIFTVLTGGGTRIHTAVRDHNGWRDRDSGKELTGLDVILWRLGAIQFVDTPQAKAPEGAQHVLTWTLRAAATGLIATVEFHTDPAVSGRCWLHVQGEEYWFPVERLLLNDLLSRLPAR, encoded by the coding sequence ATGAAACGACACATCATCGCTTTTCTGGTTCTGTTCGTGCTTGCCAGCGCGGCGGGGCTGGGGCTGCATATATGGACGCAGAGAGGCATGATTCTGCTGGGCGACCCTTCATGGCCGGGGCTTCGTCTTGCCTCCCTGTCGCGCATAGACGTCAAGTCTGCAGCGGGAACATACATCTTTGCCCCGGAGAAAGGCGTGTGGTACGTGCGCGCTGCGGACGGGCGGCCCATACTGGCCGATGCCGCCAAAATGCAGACCCTGCTGGATACCATAGCCAGAAGGCCGCCGCTGGACCACGTGTCCCGGTATACGCGCCGCGAAAAAAGCCAGTATGGTCTGGACAACGATGACACCAGCATTACCCTACTGGGCAACGAAATCTGGGGCATCGTTCTCGGCGCGGACGGCCCGCGACCGGGAACAGTATACGCCAGAAGCTCCCTGCAGGGCGATCAGGTGCACCTGCTGGACGCATCGTACCGCGAACTTATCGTGCGCCCGGTGGAATATTATTATGACCTGCGTCTGGTGGGGGCCGATTCGCCGGATGCCGTCACCAGAGTAAGTGCAGAAGGCCCCGGAACAGGCGTGTGGGATGTGGTGCGCGGCAAGAATGAAGGCTTTTCGTTCGCCGCCCCGGAAAAACACCGTCCCCACGCGGTCGCACAGCCCAAGCTGGAAATGTACCTGCACACGCTGGTCAACGCGCGCGGGCGCGCACTGGCGGATAACGCAACGGAAACGCCGCCCCACCCGCAGCTCAGGCTGTCCGTGTGGACCAGGCGCTCCGACACACCGGAAACGGTGGATATTTTTCACGACGGCAATGGCGGCAAAACGTTCATTGCGCGGCTTTCAAGGCAGAACGCTCCGGTTCTCATAGACGGCGAGCTGGCACAAAAACTCGCTGTCACGGCCTATTCCCTGCGGGCGCGCCCCGTGCTGGGAGCCGACCCGGGGCAGGCAGATGAGCAGATTTTCACCGTCCTTACGGGCGGTGGCACGCGCATCCACACGGCGGTGCGCGATCACAACGGCTGGCGGGACCGGGATTCCGGCAAAGAGCTCACAGGACTGGACGTCATCCTGTGGCGGCTCGGGGCCATCCAGTTTGTGGACACACCGCAGGCAAAGGCTCCGGAAGGGGCACAGCACGTGCTCACATGGACACTGCGCGCCGCTGCCACCGGGCTCATAGCCACTGTGGAATTTCATACAGACCCCGCCGTATCCGGCCGTTGCTGGCTGCACGTGCAGGGCGAAGAATACTGGTTTCCGGTGGAAAGACTGCTCCTCAACGACTTGCTGAGCAGGCTGCCCGCCCGGTAA
- the rpoZ gene encoding DNA-directed RNA polymerase subunit omega gives MARITVEDCQKRVDNRFLLVQMAIKRVHQFRDGYKPLVDSKNKEVVTALREIAAGKVLPDNPAWYTPAPEETKTAE, from the coding sequence ATGGCCCGCATCACAGTAGAAGATTGTCAGAAACGCGTAGACAACCGTTTCCTGCTGGTTCAGATGGCAATCAAGCGCGTCCACCAGTTTCGCGACGGCTACAAGCCGCTTGTAGACAGCAAGAACAAGGAAGTGGTTACCGCCCTGCGCGAAATCGCTGCCGGCAAGGTGCTGCCCGACAACCCCGCATGGTACACCCCCGCCCCCGAAGAAACCAAGACTGCCGAGTAA
- the dnaJ gene encoding molecular chaperone DnaJ, translated as MSQRDYYEVLGVSRDASQDEIKKAYRKKAMEFHPDRNPDNPDAEARFKEAAEAYDVLRDDDKRARYDRFGHAGVNGNGFGGGGGFHSAEDIFSQFGDIFGDLFGFSMGGASRGPRAQSGADLRYNLSISFRQAAKGDEVTLKIPKKVTCPECEGSGAAPGTKPETCSRCAGRGQVRQSQGPFSISMPCHACNGTGQFISSPCPRCRGAGIVQEIKELAVRIPAGVDSGNRLRLRGEGEPGIHGGPPGDLYVVITVEQDKTFRRHGQDLIVTREISFVQAALGDRIEVPTLDDPITVEIPKGTQNGEIFRMHDYGLPSLGYGANGDLLVEIVVKTPTKLSKRQEELLREFAQLEDDKPMTKAKNLFKKVGKAMGVD; from the coding sequence ATGAGCCAGCGTGACTACTACGAAGTCCTCGGCGTAAGCCGGGACGCCTCGCAAGACGAGATCAAGAAAGCCTACCGCAAGAAGGCCATGGAGTTCCATCCGGACAGAAATCCGGATAACCCGGATGCCGAAGCCCGGTTCAAGGAAGCGGCAGAGGCATACGATGTCCTGCGCGACGACGACAAACGCGCCCGTTATGACCGCTTCGGCCATGCGGGTGTGAACGGAAACGGCTTCGGCGGTGGCGGCGGCTTCCACAGTGCGGAAGACATTTTCAGCCAGTTCGGCGACATTTTCGGCGACCTGTTCGGCTTTTCCATGGGCGGCGCGTCCAGAGGGCCGCGCGCGCAGTCAGGCGCGGACCTGCGCTACAACCTGTCCATCAGTTTTCGGCAGGCGGCAAAGGGAGACGAGGTCACCCTCAAAATCCCCAAAAAGGTCACCTGCCCGGAATGCGAAGGCTCCGGTGCCGCCCCCGGCACCAAGCCGGAAACCTGTTCCCGCTGCGCAGGCAGAGGGCAGGTGCGCCAGAGTCAGGGCCCCTTCTCCATCTCCATGCCCTGCCACGCGTGCAACGGAACGGGACAGTTCATTTCCTCTCCCTGCCCCCGCTGCCGTGGCGCAGGCATCGTGCAGGAGATAAAGGAACTTGCCGTGCGCATCCCCGCCGGAGTGGACTCCGGCAACCGCCTGCGCCTGCGCGGCGAGGGCGAACCCGGCATCCACGGCGGCCCTCCCGGCGACCTGTATGTGGTCATCACCGTAGAGCAGGACAAGACCTTCCGCCGCCACGGGCAGGATCTCATCGTCACGCGGGAAATCAGCTTCGTGCAGGCCGCGCTGGGCGACAGGATAGAGGTGCCCACGCTGGACGACCCCATCACCGTGGAAATCCCCAAGGGAACCCAGAACGGCGAAATCTTCCGCATGCACGATTATGGCCTCCCCTCGCTGGGATACGGGGCCAACGGCGACCTGCTGGTAGAAATCGTGGTTAAAACGCCCACCAAACTGAGCAAGCGGCAGGAAGAACTGTTGCGCGAATTCGCTCAGCTGGAGGACGACAAGCCCATGACAAAGGCCAAAAACCTGTTCAAAAAGGTCGGCAAGGCCATGGGAGTGGACTAA
- the moaC gene encoding cyclic pyranopterin monophosphate synthase MoaC: MNGNDFSHMHDDGSITMVDVGGKADSRRVAIVRTVVEVSPATLDLLKRQALPKGDVLTTAKVAGIMAAKRTSELIPLCHPLFLSYADVRFTVADPDDTCPAGRILIEAEARTTGQTGVEMEALVAAQTAAMTIYDMCKAVQKDIVIRDCRLVYKAGGKSGEFRAE; encoded by the coding sequence ATGAACGGCAACGACTTTTCGCACATGCACGATGATGGCTCCATCACCATGGTGGATGTAGGCGGCAAGGCAGATTCGCGCCGCGTGGCCATAGTGCGCACCGTGGTGGAGGTTTCGCCCGCCACGCTGGACCTGCTTAAGCGGCAGGCACTGCCCAAAGGCGATGTGCTCACCACCGCCAAGGTGGCGGGCATCATGGCCGCCAAACGCACGTCCGAGCTTATCCCCCTGTGCCACCCGCTGTTCCTCAGCTATGCGGACGTCCGCTTCACCGTGGCAGACCCGGACGACACCTGCCCCGCAGGCCGCATACTCATAGAGGCGGAAGCGCGCACCACGGGCCAGACCGGTGTGGAGATGGAAGCCCTTGTGGCCGCCCAGACCGCCGCCATGACCATCTACGACATGTGCAAGGCCGTTCAGAAAGATATTGTCATCCGCGACTGCCGTCTCGTCTACAAGGCAGGCGGCAAGAGCGGAGAGTTTCGCGCAGAATAG